From a region of the Pongo abelii isolate AG06213 chromosome 9, NHGRI_mPonAbe1-v2.0_pri, whole genome shotgun sequence genome:
- the LOC100271705 gene encoding pepsinogen A precursor: MKWLLLLGLVALSECIMYKVPLIRKKSLRRTLSERGLLKDFLKKHNLNPASKYFPQGKAPTLLHEQPLENYLDVEYFGTIGIGTPAQDFTVVFDTGSSNLWVPSVYCYSLACMDHNLFNPQDSSTYKSTSETVSITYGTGSMTGILGYDTVKVGGISDTNQIFGLSESEPGSFLFFAPFDGILGLAYPSISSSGATPVFDNIWNQGLVSQDLFSVYLSADDKSGSVVIFGGIDSSYYTGSLNWVPVTVEGYWQITVDSITMNGKTIACAEGCQAIVDTGTSLLTGPTSPIANIQSDIGASENSDGDMVVSCSAISSLPDIVFTINGVQYPLPPSAYILKSEGSCISGFQGMNVPTESGELWILGDVFIRQYFTVFDRANNQVGLAPVA, from the exons ATgaagtggctgctgctgctgggtcTGGTGGCGCTCTCTGAGTGCATCATGTACAA GGTACccctcatcagaaagaagtcctTGAGGCGCACCCTGTCCGAGCGTGGCCTGCTGAAGGACTTCCTGAAGAAGCACAACCTCAACCCAGCCAGCAAGTACTTCCCCCAGGGGAAGGCTCCCACCCTGTTACACGAACAGCCCCTGGAGAACTACCTGGAT GTGGAGTACTTCGGCACTATCGGCATCGGAACTCCTGCCCAGGATTTCACCGTCGTCTTTGACACCGGCTCCTCCAACCTGTGGGTGCCCTCAGTCTACTGCTACAGTCTCGCCTGCA TGGATCACAACCTCTTCAACCCTCAGGATTCCTCCACCTACAAGTCCACCAGCGAGACAGTCTCCATCACCTACGGCACCGGCAGCATGACAGGCATCCTCGGATACGACACTGTCAAG GTTGGAGGCATCTCTGACACCAACCAGATCTTCGGCCTGAGCGAGAGCGAACCCGGCTCCTTCCTGTTTTTCGCTCCCTTCGACGGCATCCTGGGGCTGGCCTACCCCAGCATTTCCTCCTCCGGGGCCACACCTGTCTTTGACAACATCTGGAACCAGGGCCTGGTTTCTCAGGACCTCTTCTCTGTCTACCTCAGCGC CGATGACAAGAGTGGCAGCGTGGTGATATTTGGTGGCATTGACTCTTCTTACTACACTGGAAGTCTGAACTGGGTGCCTGTTACTGTCGAGGGTTACTGGCAGATCACCGTGGACAG CATCACCATGAACGGAAAGACCATCGCCTGTGCTGAGGGCTGCCAGGCCATTGTTGACACTGGCACCTCTCTGCTGACCGGCCCAACCAGCCCCATTGCCAACATCCAGAGCGACATCGGAGCCAGCGAGAACTCAGACGGCGAC ATGGTGGTCAGCTGCTCAGCCATCAGCAGCCTGCCCGACATCGTCTTCACCATCAATGGAGTCCAGTACCCCCTGCCACCCAGTGCCTACATCCTGAAG AGCGAGGGGAGCTGCATCAGTGGCTTCCAGGGCATGAACGTCCCCACCGAATCTGGAGAGCTTTGGATCCTGGGTGATGTCTTCATCCGCCAGTACTTTACTGTCTTCGACAGGGCAAACAACCAGGTCGGCCTGGCTCCCGTGGCTTAA
- the LOC100294580 gene encoding pepsinogen A precursor (The RefSeq protein has 1 substitution compared to this genomic sequence): protein MKWLLLLGLVALSECIMYKVPLIRKKSLRRTLSEHGLLKDFLKTHNLNPARKYFPQWEAPTLVDEQPLENYLDMEYFGTIGIGTPAQDFTVIFDTGSSNLWVPSVYCSSLACTNHNRFNPEDSSTYQSTSETVSIAYGTGSMTGILGYDTVQVGGISDTNQIFGLSETEPGSFLYYAPFDGILGLAYPSISSSGATPVFDNIWNQGLVSQDLFSVYLSADDQSGSVVIFGGIDSSYYTGSLNWVPVTVEGYWQITVDSITMNGEAIACAEGCQAIVDTGTSLLTGPTSPIANIQSDIGASENSDGDMVVSCSAISSLPDIVFTINGVQYPLPPSAYILQSEGSCISGFQGMNVPTESGELWILGDVFIRQYFTVFDRANNQVGLAPVA from the exons ATgaagtggctgctgctgctgggtcTGGTGGCGCTCTCTGAGTGCATCATGTACAA AGTCCccctcatcagaaagaagtcctTGAGGCGCACCCTGTCTGAGCATGGCCTGCTGAAGGACTTCCTGAAGAAGCACAACCTCAACCCAGCCAGAAAGTACTTCCCCCAGTGGGAGGCTCCCACCCTGGTAGATGAACAGCCCCTGGAGAACTACCTGGAT ATGGAGTACTTCGGCACTATCGGCATCGGAACTCCTGCCCAGGATTTCACGGTCATCTTTGACACCGGCTCCTCCAACCTGTGGGTGCCCTCAGTCTACTGCTCCAGTCTCGCCTGCA CCAACCACAACCGCTTCAACCCGGAGGATTCCTCCACCTACCAATCCACCAGCGAGACAGTCTCCATCGCCTATGGCACCGGCAGCATGACAGGCATCCTCGGATACGACACTGTCCAG GTTGGAGGCATCTCTGACACCAATCAGATCTTCGGCCTGAGCGAGACCGAACCCGGCTCCTTCCTGTATTATGCTCCCTTTGACGGCATCCTGGGGCTGGCCTACCCCAGCATTTCCTCCTCTGGGGCCACACCCGTCTTTGACAACATCTGGAACCAGGGCCTAGTTTCTCAGGACCTCTTCTCTGTCTACCTCAGCGC CGATGACCAGAGTGGCAGCGTGGTGATATTTGGTGGCATTGACTCTTCTTACTACACTGGAAGTCTGAACTGGGTGCCTGTTACTGTCGAGGGTTACTGGCAGATCACCGTGGACAG CATCACCATGAACGGAGAGGCCATCGCCTGCGCTGAGGGCTGCCAGGCCATTGTTGACACTGGCACCTCTCTGCTGACCGGCCCAACCAGCCCCATTGCCAACATCCAGAGCGACATCGGAGCCAGCGAGAACTCAGACGGCGAC ATGGTGGTCAGCTGCTCAGCCATCAGCAGCCTGCCCGACATCGTCTTCACCATCAATGGAGTCCAGTACCCCCTGCCACCCAGTGCCTACATCCTGCAG AGCGAGGGGAGCTGCATCAGTGGCTTCCAGGGCATGAACGTCCCCACCGAATCTGGAGAGCTTTGGATCCTGGGTGATGTCTTCATCCGCCAGTACTTTACTGTCTTCGACAGGGCAAACAACCAGGTCGGCCTGGCTCCCGTGGCTTAA